The following proteins come from a genomic window of Pseudomonas sp. MAG733B:
- a CDS encoding LysR family transcriptional regulator, producing the protein MLRFDDLQLFVRAADLGSLSAAARGMDMSAAVASAALKRIEQQLGARLLARSTRSLRLTAEGEGFLEYARAALSNLDEGRRLLASGQDQVSGVLQLSAPSDFGRNLLLPWLDEFQREHPKLTVRLLLGDRIADLFRQPVDIALRYGEPEDSSLVALPIAPQNRRVLCAAPSYLVRHGEPRQLEQLAQHNCLLFMLGSRVHDHWSFHDGKREVGLTVSGDRFSDDADVVRLWAVAGAGIAYKSWLDVAGDVLAGRLKVLMPELLCERAPLNLLCAHRAQLSKPVNLLREMLASRCARLSSHFPGFSGIDH; encoded by the coding sequence ATGCTGCGTTTCGATGACTTGCAGTTGTTCGTTCGGGCGGCGGACCTCGGCAGCCTGTCGGCGGCTGCGCGGGGCATGGACATGTCGGCAGCGGTGGCCAGCGCGGCGTTGAAGCGCATCGAACAGCAACTCGGTGCCCGTCTGCTCGCCCGCTCGACCCGCAGCCTGCGCCTGACCGCCGAAGGTGAAGGCTTTCTCGAATATGCCCGCGCAGCCCTGAGTAACCTCGATGAAGGTCGGCGTTTGTTGGCCAGTGGCCAGGATCAGGTCAGCGGCGTGTTGCAACTGTCGGCGCCGTCGGACTTCGGTCGCAACCTGCTGCTGCCATGGCTGGACGAGTTTCAGCGCGAACACCCGAAACTCACCGTGCGTTTATTGCTGGGTGACCGCATCGCCGATCTGTTCCGCCAACCGGTGGACATCGCCCTGCGCTACGGCGAGCCGGAAGACTCCAGCCTGGTGGCGCTGCCCATCGCCCCGCAAAACCGCCGCGTACTGTGTGCCGCGCCGAGTTACCTGGTCCGGCATGGCGAGCCGCGGCAACTGGAGCAGTTGGCTCAGCACAATTGCCTGCTGTTCATGCTCGGCAGCCGGGTCCACGACCACTGGAGTTTTCACGATGGCAAACGCGAGGTCGGCCTGACCGTCAGCGGTGACCGTTTCAGTGACGATGCCGATGTCGTGCGCCTGTGGGCGGTGGCGGGAGCGGGGATTGCCTACAAATCGTGGCTCGATGTGGCCGGCGATGTGCTCGCCGGTCGCTTGAAAGTGCTGATGCCGGAGCTGCTCTGTGAGCGCGCACCGCTGAATCTGTTGTGCGCCCATCGCGCACAATTGAGTAAGCCGGTGAACCTGTTGCGGGAAATGCTTGCCAGTCGTTGCGCCCGGTTGAGCAGTCATTTTCCGGGGTTCTCGGGAATCGATCATTAG